GCGGCCGGAATGGGCGGTGCATTTACCGCGATCGCAGATGACGCCACGGCGTTTTACTGGAACCCGGCAGGCCTGGTCTCGCAAAATGAAATCCGTTTTCACGCCGATCATGTGCCTGTTTTCAACGGACTGGCGCAGTACAATGTCTTGAGCGCAGGATTCCCGGTGCAGCAAAATGCCGCTTTGGCGGTTGGATGGATTCGTCTGGGTGTGGATGATATTCCCCGCTATGCCCCTCTGCTCAGCACCACCGTGGACCGCCTGACGTCTCCGCAAAACCGTTCGGATGGTCAGCCTATCGGCTATTTCTCTGACAATGAAAACGCATTTTTTGTCTCGTTGAGCGCTGCCGCCTTTTCCGAATGGGATATCGGATTCGGATATAATAAATATACGGTGCCGATCGAGTTTTCTTTCGGATTGTCCGGCAAATACATTCTGCATCAACTGGATGATCATGCGGGCTCGGGGCAGGGCATTGACGCCGGTCTGCGGATGCGATTTTACAACAAAATGAATGATCTGCCCGCTGCTTCCTGGCTGAGCATTGGGTTGATGGCCCGGGATGTATCGCGTACCGCCATTCTTTGGGATACATCGACGAAACAGCAGGACCGGATTGATCCCCGCTATCGGCTGGGCGCCGCTTTTTCCCTGCCGATTGGCGGATGGAATTCGCGGGTTACCGTCTCGTGCGACCGGGATTTGTCGGACCAGGTCTGGTATGCCGGGGCTGAACTTGACTTTTTTGATACGGTTGTACTGCGCGGCGGGTACCGGCAGCAGGGTCCGTCAGCCGGAGCGGGATTGACATTGGGGATGTTTCGGGTGGATTACGCATTTGTCATGCATGAATTGGCCCATACCCACAGGGTTTCGGGCGCTGTGCATTTTTAAAACAATTCCAACTGACGGTCGCGCGGTTTTTTCTTTGATTTTCGAACCCCGCGTTCAATCAGAGATTCAGAGATGGGAGCCAGAAAGCGGGAGGGCTCTTGATGAGCGGGTTTGTGCCAGATGGTGCGTTTACCTGCGTGGGTCAGATACAACAGCTGCTTTGCGCGTGTCATACCCACATACAAAATTCTGCGCTCTTCTTCAATATCATTGCGTTGACCTTTAATGATATAGGGAATCATACCTTCCTCGCATCCCGGTATAAATACAACCGGAAATTCTAATCCCTTTGCAGCATGTATGGTCATCAATCGAACCCGATCAGCCCGCTCGTCAAATTCGTCAATTGATTTCTGCAGGACCAGTGCATCGGCAAACTGTGCCGGATTGGCATGGAATGTTTCAGCGAGTTTCTGCAATGACCGATAATCCGTGGAAAACCAGTCATCATCTTTGAATGTTTTTTGAAACGTATCGTGCAAAAACTGTAAAAGCT
The candidate division KSB1 bacterium DNA segment above includes these coding regions:
- a CDS encoding PorV/PorQ family protein, with product MYLKIALVLIPVVFSVSKAGEYAADFLNIDVGARAAGMGGAFTAIADDATAFYWNPAGLVSQNEIRFHADHVPVFNGLAQYNVLSAGFPVQQNAALAVGWIRLGVDDIPRYAPLLSTTVDRLTSPQNRSDGQPIGYFSDNENAFFVSLSAAAFSEWDIGFGYNKYTVPIEFSFGLSGKYILHQLDDHAGSGQGIDAGLRMRFYNKMNDLPAASWLSIGLMARDVSRTAILWDTSTKQQDRIDPRYRLGAAFSLPIGGWNSRVTVSCDRDLSDQVWYAGAELDFFDTVVLRGGYRQQGPSAGAGLTLGMFRVDYAFVMHELAHTHRVSGAVHF